In Jeotgalibaca arthritidis, a single genomic region encodes these proteins:
- a CDS encoding chorismate mutase, which translates to MLEKERQAITEIDKELVALFEKRMHVAKEIALVKAENHFPVYDAVREAAVIDGVLQHLSDDGLREELTQFYSDLMTISKNYQSKFIQ; encoded by the coding sequence ATGTTAGAAAAGGAACGCCAAGCCATTACTGAAATTGATAAAGAACTAGTTGCTTTATTTGAAAAACGTATGCATGTCGCTAAAGAAATCGCTCTTGTAAAGGCAGAGAATCATTTTCCTGTTTATGATGCTGTTAGAGAGGCTGCTGTCATTGACGGTGTCTTGCAACATTTGTCGGACGACGGCCTAAGAGAAGAATTAACACAATTTTATAGTGATCTAATGACTATTTCTAAAAATTACCAATCTAAATTTATTCAATAA